Proteins encoded together in one Halorubellus sp. JP-L1 window:
- a CDS encoding SRPBCC family protein has product MERVEVTTVVYADRQRVYEFLLDFPGYAAYSEHLTHVDQRGDGGPGTRYDLRFAWWKLTYTARSEVTAVDPPARIDWRITKDIDATGHWFVESVDPPAGEDDATEVRFLVEYDAESAAVGSVDLPRFVSLSWVVEKVKPKIRNEASRIVERVVADLEGSRRDVSLDVDTDAPD; this is encoded by the coding sequence GTGGAGCGAGTCGAGGTCACGACCGTCGTCTACGCGGACCGACAGCGAGTGTACGAGTTCCTCCTCGACTTCCCCGGGTACGCCGCGTACTCCGAGCACCTCACGCACGTCGACCAGCGCGGCGACGGCGGCCCCGGCACGCGCTACGACCTCCGGTTCGCGTGGTGGAAGCTCACGTACACCGCCCGGTCGGAGGTGACCGCGGTCGACCCGCCGGCACGCATCGACTGGCGGATCACGAAGGACATCGACGCCACCGGTCACTGGTTCGTCGAGTCCGTCGACCCACCGGCGGGCGAGGACGACGCGACCGAGGTGCGGTTCCTCGTCGAGTACGACGCGGAGTCGGCGGCGGTCGGCAGCGTCGACCTGCCGCGATTCGTCTCGCTGTCCTGGGTCGTCGAGAAGGTGAAACCGAAGATCCGGAACGAAGCGTCCCGCATCGTCGAACGCGTCGTCGCCGACCTCGAGGGCAGCCGTCGCGACGTCTCGCTGGACGTCGACACCGACGCCCCCGACTGA
- a CDS encoding NEW3 domain-containing protein — translation MGNKYTGVLVAFVAVLAVAGPAVGAVGAASGAGAAAGATDATSVDLALSVETATSSVDPGETVTVTFTVGNAGGSPAANASLQPRFPPSWSVESHEDDGAEFAERGVGWRFAELSSGEQRTVSVTMLVPADWDGGDFTLRSQVGDRERNTASAETTVVVGDGGDGGDGGDGEDGGGDDDGLDGGDGSDDGGDESTDGSDDGSKDGSDSEDDSTIEAPDDVSEDGSNDDSTDENSKTDGSETDGSASDGSADDGDDGGLSSGSGDGSSDDASNDDESKTDGSEKDESKTDGSEKDESKTDGSEKDESKTDGSEKDESKTDGSEKDESKTDGSEKDESKTDGSKDDGSTQSGSDDGTSADEAGDSSGDASSGDESIEGGSYSDVADGTPEGASGGDSTASEPDVNEVLGVGGNDETVDLLAPLDSLSAPVEDPRRQHFDGVFSLFSVGSIGVLLARRFQ, via the coding sequence ATGGGGAATAAATACACTGGCGTGCTCGTGGCGTTCGTCGCCGTTCTCGCCGTCGCCGGTCCGGCGGTCGGCGCGGTCGGTGCGGCCAGCGGGGCCGGCGCCGCGGCGGGGGCGACGGACGCGACGTCGGTCGACCTCGCGTTGTCGGTGGAGACGGCGACGTCGTCCGTCGACCCTGGCGAGACCGTGACCGTCACATTCACCGTCGGGAACGCCGGCGGGAGCCCGGCGGCGAACGCGTCGCTCCAGCCGCGGTTCCCGCCGTCGTGGTCAGTCGAGAGTCACGAGGACGACGGCGCGGAGTTCGCCGAGCGCGGCGTCGGCTGGCGGTTCGCGGAACTCTCGAGCGGCGAGCAGCGGACGGTGTCGGTGACGATGTTGGTTCCCGCGGACTGGGACGGAGGCGACTTCACGCTCCGATCGCAGGTCGGTGACCGCGAACGCAACACCGCGAGCGCGGAGACGACCGTCGTCGTCGGCGACGGTGGCGACGGTGGAGATGGTGGCGACGGTGAAGACGGCGGTGGCGACGACGACGGCCTCGACGGCGGAGACGGCAGTGACGACGGTGGCGATGAGTCGACGGACGGTAGCGACGATGGATCGAAGGACGGCAGCGATAGCGAAGACGACTCCACCATCGAAGCTCCCGACGACGTCTCCGAGGATGGCTCGAACGATGATTCGACGGACGAGAACTCGAAGACGGACGGGTCCGAAACTGATGGCTCCGCGTCGGACGGGTCGGCGGACGATGGCGACGACGGGGGGCTGTCCAGCGGGTCCGGCGACGGGTCGAGCGATGACGCATCGAACGACGATGAGTCGAAGACGGACGGGTCGGAGAAGGATGAGTCGAAGACGGACGGGTCGGAGAAGGATGAGTCGAAGACGGATGGGTCGGAGAAGGATGAGTCGAAGACGGATGGGTCGGAGAAGGATGAGTCGAAGACGGATGGGTCGGAGAAGGATGAGTCGAAGACGGATGGGTCGGAGAAGGATGAGTCGAAGACGGACGGCTCGAAGGACGATGGGTCGACGCAGTCTGGGTCGGACGACGGAACGTCGGCTGATGAAGCGGGCGACTCGAGCGGTGACGCGTCGAGCGGTGACGAATCGATCGAGGGTGGGTCGTACAGTGACGTAGCCGACGGAACCCCAGAGGGGGCGTCCGGCGGTGATTCGACGGCGTCCGAACCGGACGTGAACGAGGTGCTCGGCGTCGGTGGGAACGACGAGACCGTCGACCTGCTGGCGCCGCTGGACTCGCTCTCGGCGCCCGTCGAGGACCCGCGGCGCCAGCACTTCGACGGCGTGTTCAGCCTGTTCTCCGTCGGGTCGATCGGCGTCCTCCTCGCACGACGGTTCCAGTGA
- a CDS encoding FAD-dependent oxidoreductase — MEYDVCVVGGGVAGLTASTFVARGGLETVVVDDGNSILQRNAHLENFTGFPQGVDARRLLERTRRQAEHAGVTFVDGRVTDVVDDSGEDDDATAESTAFAVSVDDGSSFSVERVIAASWSDASYLPAAVAAETRGTKAFVEVDADGRTSVGGIYAAGRLADQYHQAIVCAGHGATVGVTVVHDSDEAFYHDWVVPEGYFTGRGREVPPGCEEIDDAERLERDAAAREANATYTVALDDDPVMHPSVRDTD; from the coding sequence ATGGAGTACGACGTCTGCGTCGTCGGCGGCGGCGTCGCCGGCCTTACCGCGAGCACGTTCGTCGCTCGCGGAGGTCTGGAGACGGTCGTCGTTGACGACGGGAACTCGATCCTGCAACGGAACGCGCACCTGGAGAACTTCACGGGGTTCCCCCAGGGTGTGGACGCACGGCGGTTGCTGGAGCGAACGCGACGGCAGGCCGAGCACGCGGGCGTGACGTTCGTCGACGGTCGCGTCACCGACGTCGTCGACGACAGCGGCGAGGACGACGATGCTACCGCGGAGTCGACGGCGTTCGCGGTGTCGGTCGACGACGGGTCGTCGTTCTCGGTTGAGCGCGTGATCGCGGCGTCGTGGAGCGACGCGAGCTACCTGCCGGCGGCGGTGGCGGCGGAGACGCGCGGGACGAAGGCGTTCGTCGAGGTGGACGCCGACGGGCGGACGAGCGTGGGCGGGATCTACGCCGCGGGCCGGCTCGCCGACCAGTACCATCAGGCGATCGTCTGCGCGGGCCACGGTGCGACCGTCGGCGTGACCGTCGTCCACGACAGCGACGAAGCGTTCTACCACGACTGGGTCGTCCCCGAGGGCTACTTCACGGGTCGCGGGCGCGAGGTCCCGCCGGGCTGCGAGGAGATCGACGACGCCGAACGTCTGGAGCGAGACGCGGCTGCGCGCGAGGCGAACGCGACGTACACGGTCGCGCTCGACGACGATCCCGTGATGCATCCGAGCGTTCGCGATACCGACTGA
- the coaBC gene encoding bifunctional phosphopantothenoylcysteine decarboxylase/phosphopantothenate--cysteine ligase CoaBC, with protein sequence MTAGTDDGMAAADGSLAGVNVALGVTGSIAAVKTVELAHELRREGASVRAVLTESATGILHPWAVEFATGNDVVTELTGGVEHVALCGRDEWADVLLVAPSTANTVGKMASAIDDSTVTTCATTALGAGVPVVVAPAMHEPMYDHPGVLDAIERLESWGVSFVDPRVEEGKAKVASEEAIVLATARAVGDRPLAGEHVVVTSGATRELVDPVRVLTNRSSGRTGRAVAKAAYVAGADVTLVHSDGEVPYADVLDVETAAEMTEAVLSVAGGADALVSVAAISDYTVESADEKLRSGQADLALSLEPTAKLVDAVRDAHPDLPIVGFKAETSGDDAAMVEQARAIAERVGMAFVVANDASVMGESATHAFLVHEEGYAEFEGSKAALGREVVAALAEVLG encoded by the coding sequence ATGACTGCGGGCACGGACGACGGGATGGCAGCTGCCGACGGGTCGCTCGCTGGGGTGAACGTCGCGCTCGGCGTCACTGGCTCGATCGCCGCGGTGAAGACGGTGGAGTTGGCGCACGAACTCCGGCGGGAGGGAGCGAGCGTGCGTGCGGTACTGACGGAGAGTGCGACGGGCATCCTGCACCCGTGGGCGGTGGAGTTCGCGACCGGGAACGACGTCGTGACGGAGCTCACGGGCGGCGTCGAGCACGTCGCGCTCTGTGGGCGCGACGAGTGGGCGGACGTCCTCCTGGTTGCGCCGTCGACGGCGAACACGGTCGGGAAGATGGCGAGTGCGATCGATGACTCGACGGTGACGACGTGTGCGACGACCGCGCTCGGGGCGGGCGTGCCGGTCGTGGTGGCGCCCGCGATGCACGAGCCGATGTACGACCACCCGGGCGTCCTCGACGCGATCGAGCGTCTGGAGTCGTGGGGGGTCTCGTTCGTCGACCCGCGCGTCGAGGAGGGGAAGGCGAAGGTGGCGTCCGAGGAGGCGATCGTGCTGGCGACGGCGCGCGCCGTCGGTGACCGGCCGCTCGCGGGCGAGCACGTCGTGGTGACGTCGGGAGCGACCCGCGAGCTGGTGGATCCGGTGCGCGTGCTCACGAACCGGTCGTCGGGGCGGACGGGGCGTGCTGTCGCGAAGGCGGCGTACGTCGCGGGCGCGGACGTGACGCTCGTCCACTCGGACGGCGAGGTGCCGTACGCGGACGTGCTGGACGTGGAGACGGCGGCGGAGATGACCGAGGCGGTGCTGTCGGTCGCCGGGGGCGCGGACGCGCTCGTGTCGGTGGCAGCGATCTCGGACTACACGGTCGAGAGCGCGGACGAGAAGCTCCGGAGCGGGCAAGCGGACCTCGCGCTCTCCCTGGAGCCGACGGCGAAGCTCGTCGACGCGGTCCGGGACGCCCACCCGGATCTCCCGATCGTGGGGTTCAAAGCGGAGACGAGCGGTGACGACGCGGCGATGGTCGAGCAGGCGCGAGCGATCGCGGAGCGCGTCGGGATGGCGTTCGTGGTGGCGAACGACGCGAGCGTGATGGGCGAGTCGGCGACGCACGCGTTCCTCGTCCACGAGGAGGGGTACGCCGAGTTCGAGGGGTCGAAGGCCGCACTCGGCCGGGAGGTCGTCGCCGCGCTCGCCGAAGTCCTCGGCTAG
- a CDS encoding Na(+)/H(+) antiporter subunit D gives MVEPLVPPFLPVALAAILLPFVGRRVGHALGVVATAVVVPYVWLVDAGQHGDVLLFGFDVVLFNVDPFSTLMGVIFGFIGAIAVLYSYYTEASALQTAFALSYVATSLGAVFGGDWLTLVFFWELMAVTSTLLVWHYRGRAVRAGYRYALLHGVGGTLLLGAVVWQYVEVGSFLFTASPSGMAGAVAPVLAALGIGVNVGFVGLHAWLPDTYPRPHVAASVFLCVYTTKTGVYGMYRAFPEGELAIAYMGGIMAVFGATYALFQNDMRRLLSYHIQSQVGYMVAGVGIGSTLAQAGAMAHVFNHILYKALLFMTAGVIIYRTKQSDLKKLGGLAREMPITAATFSVAALSIAGFPLFNGFVSKGIVVSASHYDFPKGPLAVGGFTTLEILLLAGGVGTFLSFIKFGYYAFLNGEYDGTVPDANRGQTVAMVSVAALCVGFGVFDTALFALLPFDVTSEAVVSHAYVTYTVDHVVEGLALATIGLLGFVVIKKPLEGLGRVPDVDDLYNPLALSGTRYLVVGVTELYAAVDRGAVAVADGTAAAVDRPDEFLGAVASRESVDLRTGIGVSVVLVVAVLVVVLATLLL, from the coding sequence ATGGTCGAACCCCTCGTTCCGCCGTTCCTCCCCGTGGCGCTCGCCGCGATACTGCTCCCGTTCGTCGGTCGACGCGTCGGGCACGCGCTCGGCGTCGTCGCCACCGCCGTCGTCGTTCCCTACGTCTGGCTGGTCGACGCCGGCCAGCACGGCGACGTGTTGCTGTTCGGGTTCGACGTCGTCCTGTTCAACGTCGACCCGTTCTCGACCCTGATGGGCGTCATCTTCGGGTTCATCGGCGCGATCGCGGTGCTGTACTCGTACTACACCGAGGCGTCGGCGCTCCAAACGGCGTTCGCGCTCTCGTACGTCGCGACCAGCCTCGGCGCCGTCTTCGGCGGCGACTGGCTGACGCTCGTGTTCTTCTGGGAGCTGATGGCCGTCACCAGCACGCTCCTCGTCTGGCACTACCGCGGTCGGGCCGTGCGCGCCGGCTACCGGTACGCGCTCCTGCACGGGGTCGGCGGGACGCTCCTGCTCGGCGCCGTCGTCTGGCAGTACGTCGAGGTCGGGTCGTTCCTGTTCACCGCGTCCCCCAGTGGAATGGCTGGCGCGGTCGCACCCGTCCTCGCCGCGCTCGGCATCGGCGTCAACGTCGGGTTCGTCGGCCTCCACGCGTGGCTCCCCGATACGTACCCGCGTCCGCACGTCGCCGCGAGCGTCTTCCTCTGCGTGTACACCACGAAGACCGGCGTCTACGGGATGTACCGCGCGTTCCCCGAGGGCGAACTCGCGATCGCGTACATGGGCGGTATCATGGCCGTCTTCGGCGCCACGTACGCCCTCTTCCAGAACGACATGCGCCGCCTGCTATCGTACCACATCCAGTCGCAGGTCGGCTACATGGTCGCCGGCGTCGGCATCGGGTCGACGCTCGCGCAAGCCGGCGCGATGGCGCACGTCTTCAACCACATCCTCTACAAGGCACTGCTCTTCATGACCGCCGGCGTCATCATCTACCGGACGAAGCAATCCGACCTGAAGAAGCTCGGCGGACTCGCCCGCGAGATGCCGATCACGGCCGCGACGTTCTCCGTCGCCGCACTCTCGATCGCCGGCTTCCCGCTGTTCAACGGGTTCGTCAGCAAGGGAATCGTCGTCTCGGCCAGTCACTACGACTTCCCGAAGGGCCCGCTCGCGGTCGGCGGCTTCACCACGCTCGAGATCCTCCTGCTCGCCGGCGGCGTCGGGACGTTCCTCTCGTTCATCAAGTTCGGCTACTACGCGTTCCTCAACGGCGAGTACGACGGAACCGTCCCCGACGCCAACCGGGGACAGACCGTCGCGATGGTATCCGTCGCCGCGCTCTGCGTCGGCTTCGGCGTCTTCGACACCGCGCTGTTCGCGTTGCTTCCCTTCGACGTCACCTCCGAGGCAGTCGTCTCGCACGCCTACGTCACCTACACCGTGGACCACGTCGTGGAAGGCCTCGCGCTCGCCACCATCGGCCTGCTCGGGTTCGTCGTCATCAAGAAGCCACTCGAGGGACTCGGGAGGGTCCCCGACGTCGACGACCTCTACAACCCGCTCGCGCTGTCCGGCACGCGCTACCTCGTCGTCGGCGTCACCGAACTGTACGCCGCAGTCGACCGCGGCGCGGTCGCAGTGGCCGACGGCACGGCCGCGGCGGTCGACCGACCCGACGAGTTCCTCGGCGCCGTCGCGAGTCGCGAATCGGTCGACCTGCGGACGGGCATCGGGGTCAGCGTCGTCCTCGTCGTCGCCGTCCTGGTCGTCGTCCTCGCGACGCTACTGCTCTGA